From the Ascaphus truei isolate aAscTru1 chromosome 15, aAscTru1.hap1, whole genome shotgun sequence genome, one window contains:
- the LOC142466673 gene encoding uncharacterized protein LOC142466673 isoform X3, which produces MEKMRTEQSCKISINMTENASFNQSRQLINNVTASHSKRYILAAATGKDLGESGKSLTWLSDQNLQKRTQTGERPHKCGNGFIDLSHLNTHKRTHIGERPHVCGECGKGFSKSSQLIRHKRTHTGERPHVCGDCGNGFSDLSQLIRHKRTHTGERPHVCGECRRGFNNLSTLNRHKRTHRGERPHVCEECGKIFSRLSNLNTHKGTHTGERLHECGECGKGFSNLSCLNTHKRTHTGERPHVCGECGKGFSQLSSLNTHKRTHTGERPHVCEECGKGFSQLSHLNTHKRTHTGERPHVCGECGKGFSHLTSLNTHKRTHTGERPHVCGECGKGFIKLDDLIRHQRTHTGERPYVCGECGKGFSLSSNLDIHKRTHTGERPHACGECGKVFCDVSHLIRHKMTHTGEKPYVCGECGKEFSLSYSLNTHKRTHTGERPYVCGECGKGFNVSSSLNTHKRTHTGERPHVCGECGKGFSRLSHLNQHERTHTGERPHVCGECGKGFGQLSSLNTHKRTHTGERPHVCGECGKGFSGLSHLNTHKRIHTGERPHVCGECGKGFNRLSQLNTHRGKTHLLDQACLGITSD; this is translated from the coding sequence atggaaaagatgaggacagaacaatcttgcaaaatttcaataaatatgacagaaaatgcatctttcaaccagtcaaggcaattaataaacaatgtaactgcttctcattccaaaagatatatattagctgctgccacaggaaaagatcttggagaaagtgggaagagtctgacttggttatcagaccagaatCTACAGAAGAGAACACAGACCGGGGAGAGACCGCATAAATGTGGAAATGGATTTATTgacttatcccacctgaacacacacaagagaacTCACataggggagagaccgcatgtatgtggggaatgtgggaagggatttagtaagTCATCCCAActgatcagacacaagaggacacacacaggggagagaccgcatgtatgtggggactGTGGGaatggatttagtgacttatcccaactgatcagacacaagaggacacacacaggggagagaccgcatgtatgtggggaatgtcgGAGGGGATTTAATAACTTATCCACTCTGAACAGACACAAGAGAACccacagaggggagagaccgcatgtatgtgaggAATGTGGGAAGATATTTAGTCGgctatccaacctgaacacacacaaggggACACACACCGGGGAGAGACTGCAtgaatgtggggaatgtgggaagggatttagtaactTATCCtgtctgaacacacacaagagaacccacacaggggagagaccgcatgtatgtggggaatgtgggaagggatttagtcagttatccagtctgaacacacacaagaggacacatacaggagagagaccgcatgtatgtgaggAATGTGGGAAGGGGTTTAGTCAGTTATCAcatctgaacacacacaagaggacacatacaggggagagaccgcatgtatgtggggaatgtgggaagggatttagtcacttaaccagtctgaacacacacaagagaacccacacaggggagagaccgcatgtatgtggggaatgtgggaagggatttattaAGTTAGATGACCTGATCAGAcaccagaggacacacacaggggagagaccatatgtatgtggggaatgtgggaagggatttagtttgTCATCCAACCTGGACATAcataagaggacacacacaggggagagaccgcatgcatgtggggaatgtgggaaggtgTTTTGTGACGTATCCCACCTGATCAGacacaagatgacacacacaggggagaaaccatatgtatgtggggaatgtgggaaggaatTTAGTCTGTCAtacagcctgaacacacacaagaggacacacacaggggagagaccgtatgtatgtggggaatgtgggaagggatttaatgTCTCATCCagtctgaacacacacaagagaactcacacaggggagagaccgcatgtatgtggggaatgtgggaagggatttagtcggttatcccacctgaaccaACACGaacggacacacacaggggagagaccgcatgtatgtggggaatgtgggaagggatttggtcagctatccagcctgaacacacacaagaggacacacacaggggagagaccacatgtatgtggggaatgtgggaagggatttagtggctTATCCCACCTAAATACGCACAAGAgaatacacacaggggagagaccgcatgtatgtggggaatgtgggaaaggaTTTAATCGGTTATCTCAACTGAATACACACAGGGGAAAGACCCATCTCTTAGACCAGGCATGTTTAGGGATAACCAGTGACTAA